One window from the genome of Cryptomeria japonica chromosome 6, Sugi_1.0, whole genome shotgun sequence encodes:
- the LOC131043653 gene encoding kunitz type trypsin inhibitor 111 — translation MVMNSSQAAWALLVVAAILPFAHGGSGDSVLDVLGRPVVTGTEYTILPVNGGGLRLKWRNNSCPLNVVYNDNQESLPVIFTPYIYVKVITEDADLKVEFSAVTVCAQSTRWRLRRDSELEKTLIYAGNSSSSASSSFPFDLAYFRIIKSEGDDGNVYELSFCPHVCSTCKIACGSLGIYTDEDGNQWLVKESDINPLKVQFKRA, via the exons ATGGTGATGAATTCCTCGCAGGCAGCCTG GGCTTTACTAGTGGTGGCTGCAATTCTCCCCTTTGCTCATGGTGGTAGTGGTGATAGTGTATTAGACGTTCTGGGGAGACCTGTCGTAACGGGTACCGAATACACCATCTTACCTGTGAATGGTGGTGGGCTTAGATTGAAGTGGCGGAATAACAGCTGTCCATTGAACGTGGTATACAATGATAATCAGGAAAGTCTTCCAGTGATTTTCACGCCCTATATATATGTGAAAGTAATCACCGAGGATGCCGACTTGAAGGTGGAGTTTTCTGCGGTTACAGTTTGTGCGCAGTCCACTCGGTGGAGGCTCAGAAGGGATTCGGAACTGGAAAAAACTCTGATTTATGCAGGAAACTCCTCTTCCTCTGCTTCTTCATCTTTTCCATTTGACTTGGCTTACTTTAGGATAATCAAAAGTGAAGGCGATGATGGTAATGTTTATGAGCTTTCTTTTTGCCCGCATGTATGCTCAACTTGCAAGATTGCATGTGGATCGCTGGGTATTTACACCGACGAAGATGGAAACCAGTGGCTCGTCAAAGAGAGTGATATCAATCCCCTGAAAGTACAGTTTAAAAGAGCATAA